Proteins from one Legionella taurinensis genomic window:
- a CDS encoding disulfide bond formation protein B — protein MNSTFYRYWQLLLVFVTLFVLAASFYFQLVKDLTPCPLCLMQRFSVMALLAFTMMSWFWGMSRGGKYIAGLIIAFAAAGFYFAARQIWLQSLPPEQTPACLPGLDVLIRYFPWQDVVHALLLGAGDCAEITWSWLGLSMPAWSALYFFAMILAGVINWLVLSKR, from the coding sequence ATGAATTCTACGTTTTACCGTTACTGGCAATTGTTATTGGTGTTTGTCACCCTGTTTGTGCTTGCGGCCTCCTTCTATTTTCAACTGGTCAAGGACTTGACGCCCTGCCCCCTTTGCCTGATGCAGCGTTTCAGTGTCATGGCCTTATTGGCTTTCACCATGATGTCCTGGTTTTGGGGAATGAGCCGTGGCGGAAAATACATTGCGGGATTGATCATTGCTTTTGCGGCGGCGGGGTTTTATTTTGCAGCGCGCCAGATTTGGCTGCAATCCCTGCCGCCGGAACAAACCCCGGCTTGCCTGCCGGGGCTGGATGTCTTAATCCGCTATTTTCCCTGGCAGGATGTGGTGCATGCCTTGCTCTTAGGCGCTGGGGACTGTGCCGAGATTACCTGGTCCTGGTTGGGATTGTCCATGCCGGCCTGGTCTGCACTTTATTTTTTTGCCATGATCCTGGCCGGAGTCATTAACTGGCTAGTGTTGAGCAAACGCTAG
- the tgt gene encoding tRNA guanosine(34) transglycosylase Tgt, which produces MSSFHCEVLHAYPHNKARVTRVKTAHGEFITPVFMPVGTRAGVNNMMPEELIQAGSQIILGGNTYHMLCAPGMTVIEKAGGMHPFMNWHGPMLTDSGGFQVFSLSRNKEICTIDEEGAHFKLPDGDRVIHMTPEMSLETQKIIGADIIMAFDQCTPDALSREEARQVMTRTHRWLEQSIAYHQAHPHSRYGYSQALFGIIQGGIYEELRRESAAFVSSVTTDGVAIGGETVGFDMEKTVEIIRWVHEFLSENKPRYTMGVGMSPQDLLDVVKEGIDMFDCVAPTRNARHGALYCGEVIKEGHWLKFDSPYENQRIQIKKSHYAKDDNPVMPGCQCYTCRHYSRAFLHHLFKQKATLFTALASIHNIHVMHDVCAKMRDLILSSSNDERHV; this is translated from the coding sequence ATGAGTTCATTTCACTGCGAAGTCCTGCACGCCTATCCCCACAATAAAGCCCGGGTGACTCGCGTTAAAACAGCCCATGGCGAATTCATCACGCCAGTCTTCATGCCGGTAGGAACCCGTGCCGGCGTCAATAATATGATGCCTGAAGAGTTAATTCAGGCAGGCAGTCAAATCATACTGGGCGGCAACACCTACCACATGCTTTGCGCACCCGGAATGACAGTCATTGAAAAAGCAGGCGGCATGCACCCGTTTATGAATTGGCATGGGCCGATGTTGACCGATAGCGGCGGTTTCCAGGTATTCAGCCTCTCACGAAACAAGGAGATTTGTACCATTGATGAAGAGGGGGCGCATTTTAAATTGCCTGATGGCGATCGGGTTATTCACATGACCCCGGAAATGTCGCTTGAAACCCAGAAAATCATTGGTGCGGATATCATCATGGCTTTTGATCAATGCACACCCGATGCGTTAAGCAGGGAGGAAGCACGGCAGGTCATGACGCGCACCCACCGCTGGTTGGAACAATCCATTGCCTACCATCAGGCACATCCCCATTCACGCTACGGGTATTCCCAGGCCTTGTTTGGCATTATCCAGGGCGGCATTTACGAGGAGTTACGCCGGGAGAGTGCCGCGTTTGTGAGCTCAGTCACTACCGACGGCGTGGCAATTGGCGGGGAAACCGTTGGCTTTGATATGGAAAAAACGGTCGAAATCATCCGTTGGGTCCATGAGTTTCTTTCCGAAAACAAACCGCGTTATACCATGGGGGTTGGCATGTCGCCCCAGGATTTACTCGATGTCGTCAAAGAAGGCATTGACATGTTTGATTGTGTGGCGCCTACCCGCAATGCCCGCCATGGCGCCTTGTATTGCGGCGAAGTGATTAAAGAAGGGCATTGGCTTAAGTTTGACAGCCCTTATGAAAATCAACGGATCCAGATAAAAAAGTCGCATTATGCCAAGGACGATAACCCAGTCATGCCGGGATGCCAATGCTACACCTGCCGACATTATTCACGGGCGTTCCTGCACCATCTGTTCAAACAGAAAGCCACGTTATTTACCGCCCTGGCGAGTATTCATAATATTCATGTCATGCACGATGTTTGTGCTAAAATGCGTGATTTGATTTTATCGTCGTCCAATGACGAGCGTCATGTTTAA
- a CDS encoding peptidylprolyl isomerase, giving the protein MVIISTSMGDIHVELDKENTPVTADNFLEYVRSGFYNDTLFHRVIDKFMIQGGGLTADMEQKKGNAPIQNEAKNAKPNKRGTIAMARTMDPHSATSQFFINVVDNAFLNFTGEHPQGYGYCVFGEVVEGMDVVDAIVKVKTGQRMGHGDVPLEDVVIREVREA; this is encoded by the coding sequence ATGGTCATTATTTCAACGTCAATGGGCGATATCCATGTCGAACTGGATAAGGAAAATACCCCGGTCACCGCCGATAATTTTCTGGAGTACGTTCGCAGCGGGTTTTATAACGATACCCTGTTTCATCGCGTGATTGATAAATTCATGATCCAGGGCGGTGGGTTGACCGCGGACATGGAGCAGAAAAAAGGCAATGCGCCGATCCAGAACGAAGCAAAGAATGCCAAGCCGAACAAGCGCGGGACGATTGCCATGGCAAGAACCATGGATCCGCATTCCGCCACCTCCCAATTCTTCATCAATGTGGTTGATAATGCGTTCCTGAATTTTACCGGGGAGCATCCGCAGGGCTATGGTTACTGCGTATTTGGCGAAGTGGTTGAGGGCATGGATGTGGTCGATGCAATCGTCAAAGTCAAAACAGGCCAACGCATGGGGCATGGCGATGTGCCGCTTGAAGACGTGGTCATTCGCGAGGTCCGCGAAGCCTGA
- a CDS encoding trimeric intracellular cation channel family protein — MLLHLLFIIGICVEAMTGAIAAGRKKMDFFGVMVIACITALGGGTVRDMLFNTHPITWVAHPEYLLYTCLFAFLTIFIASSLARIMKVFLILDALGLSTFVIIGTQKALANGLTPSIAVISGMLTGISGGMLRDILCNDIPLVLRKELYAVIALAGAVLYITLEHFQVSNHLTILITMAAIFVTRLLAIFFHIEMPKFDYSASLSKRRRQ; from the coding sequence ATGTTACTGCATTTGTTATTCATTATCGGGATTTGTGTTGAGGCCATGACCGGCGCCATTGCGGCCGGGCGCAAAAAAATGGACTTTTTTGGTGTGATGGTGATTGCCTGCATCACTGCACTGGGTGGTGGAACCGTTCGAGACATGTTGTTTAATACCCATCCAATAACCTGGGTCGCTCATCCCGAATACCTGTTGTACACCTGCCTTTTTGCCTTCCTAACCATTTTTATTGCCAGCTCATTAGCCCGTATCATGAAAGTCTTTTTAATTCTTGATGCCTTAGGCCTCTCTACGTTTGTGATCATTGGTACACAAAAGGCGCTGGCCAATGGGTTAACGCCGAGTATTGCCGTCATCAGCGGCATGTTAACCGGCATCAGCGGCGGGATGTTACGCGACATTCTGTGCAACGACATTCCCTTAGTGCTTCGCAAAGAACTTTACGCCGTCATCGCACTGGCTGGCGCCGTACTGTACATTACCCTTGAACATTTTCAAGTCAGCAACCATTTGACCATTTTAATCACCATGGCGGCCATTTTTGTCACGCGATTATTGGCCATTTTCTTTCATATTGAAATGCCAAAATTTGATTACTCTGCCAGTTTAAGCAAACGGCGCAGGCAATAA
- a CDS encoding nucleoside phosphorylase, producing the protein MSDFKPQHMNATMDDLLGNGDKGRYLFLTGSDERAQQISDRFTDPVVKRHPRQHNFYLGTLPGQNGIIDVGAISTGMGGPSADIIINELAALGARRLLRIGTAASLQSERVNVGDLVIATGAVRDDKSSWDYIYREYPAVASLEFLVASGRAIKKKTLPINAHFGLVHSKSSLFAREFNLSLTEENRHYMEGIRQAGVLATEMECAQLFTLSSLLSARQQQLHPQSQAQNILAGAILAIIGDDRVSFSDNKEATSRAVTAAIELGLETIMEMQAIDENPHSLF; encoded by the coding sequence ATGAGCGACTTTAAACCCCAGCACATGAATGCCACGATGGATGACCTTCTTGGCAACGGTGACAAGGGACGCTACCTGTTCCTGACAGGTTCGGATGAGAGAGCACAGCAGATCAGCGATCGATTTACTGACCCTGTCGTCAAACGCCACCCTCGCCAGCATAATTTTTATTTAGGCACCCTACCGGGCCAAAACGGCATTATCGACGTCGGCGCCATTTCCACCGGAATGGGGGGACCGAGCGCCGACATCATTATTAATGAACTGGCTGCATTGGGCGCCCGTCGTTTATTACGTATCGGCACCGCCGCCTCCCTTCAATCTGAGCGGGTCAATGTCGGGGATCTGGTCATCGCTACCGGCGCCGTTCGTGACGACAAATCCTCCTGGGACTACATTTATCGTGAATACCCGGCCGTGGCTTCTCTGGAATTTCTAGTCGCCTCAGGCCGGGCGATTAAAAAAAAGACGCTTCCCATTAACGCCCATTTTGGCCTGGTGCATTCTAAAAGTTCGCTGTTTGCACGGGAATTTAATTTAAGCCTGACAGAAGAAAACCGCCATTACATGGAGGGGATACGTCAGGCTGGGGTGTTGGCCACCGAAATGGAATGCGCCCAGCTTTTTACCTTGTCGTCGTTATTGTCTGCACGTCAGCAGCAATTGCACCCGCAAAGCCAAGCTCAGAACATTCTGGCAGGCGCCATTCTTGCCATCATTGGCGATGACAGGGTGTCCTTTTCCGATAACAAGGAGGCAACAAGCCGCGCCGTGACTGCTGCCATTGAACTGGGTTTGGAAACCATAATGGAAATGCAGGCGATTGATGAAAACCCGCACAGCCTGTTTTAG
- a CDS encoding serine hydrolase domain-containing protein, with amino-acid sequence MKNKILGLALLTVAAGYVIPTMANHDSEQLSKQGLQKVIDNYLAHKGKTEDVTGIAAAVFLPEQKGADKGSVYGFYAGVSGRSPYNKPVNSSSLFEIGSITKSFVAAIILQLEGEGRLSIKDPVGKWLPQYPHWKDVTIEQLLNMTSGIPNYTASDEFGKKEDESDFKMQWTDTELLNYASPNKPLPPPPKNRFDYSNSNYILAALIIETVTGNPLAQELQERIIKPHHLQNTFYPAGAEGEKVHEQVMPRMAHGYVYDTDKKALVDITENNLSWAGGAGAIIADMPDVIHWVQLLYHGKLFRPEHREKALQELKSVVSMETGNPIDTVTADDPRGFGLGVGYYYDKSMKTRFWVYEGSTLGYRVMYVWSECNNITVAVALNSKAGEGNPDSKQGDGIPDLTLELYQNVIATHPSYACTN; translated from the coding sequence ATGAAAAATAAAATTCTTGGTTTAGCCTTATTGACTGTCGCAGCAGGGTATGTGATCCCCACAATGGCTAATCATGACAGTGAACAATTGTCGAAACAGGGGTTGCAGAAAGTCATTGACAATTATTTGGCCCACAAAGGGAAAACCGAAGATGTCACAGGGATTGCCGCTGCTGTTTTTTTGCCTGAGCAAAAAGGGGCTGACAAGGGCTCTGTTTATGGCTTTTATGCAGGCGTCAGCGGGCGCTCACCCTACAATAAGCCGGTCAATTCAAGCAGCCTGTTTGAGATTGGCAGCATAACCAAGTCGTTTGTGGCCGCGATTATTTTACAACTGGAAGGCGAGGGGCGATTATCCATTAAGGATCCGGTGGGTAAATGGTTGCCGCAATACCCCCACTGGAAGGACGTCACCATTGAACAATTACTGAACATGACCAGCGGCATCCCTAATTACACCGCAAGTGACGAATTTGGAAAGAAAGAAGACGAGTCTGATTTTAAAATGCAATGGACTGACACGGAGCTTTTAAATTATGCTTCTCCTAACAAACCGTTGCCGCCTCCGCCAAAGAATCGTTTTGATTATTCCAATTCCAATTATATTCTCGCGGCCCTCATCATTGAAACGGTGACTGGCAATCCACTTGCACAGGAATTGCAGGAGCGGATTATCAAGCCGCATCACCTGCAAAACACCTTTTACCCCGCGGGTGCGGAAGGCGAGAAAGTGCATGAGCAAGTCATGCCGCGTATGGCGCATGGCTATGTTTACGACACCGATAAAAAAGCGCTGGTGGACATCACTGAAAATAATTTATCCTGGGCAGGCGGCGCTGGGGCTATCATTGCCGACATGCCGGATGTGATTCACTGGGTGCAACTCCTCTACCATGGCAAATTGTTTCGTCCTGAACACCGTGAAAAAGCCTTGCAGGAATTAAAATCGGTCGTCTCTATGGAAACGGGCAACCCCATCGACACGGTCACTGCCGATGATCCGCGCGGGTTTGGACTCGGCGTGGGTTACTATTACGATAAATCAATGAAAACCCGTTTCTGGGTTTACGAGGGGAGTACCTTGGGTTACCGCGTGATGTACGTCTGGAGTGAATGCAATAACATCACGGTGGCTGTGGCGCTTAACAGCAAGGCCGGAGAAGGCAATCCCGACTCGAAACAAGGGGATGGCATTCCCGATTTAACCCTCGAACTCTATCAAAATGTCATCGCAACCCACCCCTCCTATGCCTGTACGAATTGA
- a CDS encoding helix-turn-helix domain-containing protein: MDKTGLAKQFACRLKEAMISAGLTSTRSTSGVCIHQLAEITRYSLQICRRYLRGEAIPEPVKLVEMAEKLNTSPGWLLFGESYPSQNAQKLTIDKKLLHYIFLQAGALYNAAETEDTAAFLTNLVNDVSLISASEEQSKKIIDLALSSVTYFNH, encoded by the coding sequence ATGGACAAAACCGGTTTAGCCAAACAATTTGCCTGTCGTCTGAAGGAGGCCATGATAAGTGCCGGCCTAACCTCCACCCGTTCGACTTCCGGCGTCTGTATTCATCAACTGGCCGAAATTACCCGTTACTCCTTACAGATTTGCCGGCGCTACCTGCGGGGGGAAGCCATTCCTGAACCGGTCAAGCTGGTTGAAATGGCCGAAAAATTAAATACTTCACCGGGGTGGTTGCTTTTTGGTGAGTCCTACCCTTCACAAAATGCGCAAAAACTGACAATTGACAAGAAACTACTTCACTATATTTTTTTACAGGCCGGGGCTTTATATAATGCCGCTGAAACGGAAGATACTGCGGCCTTTCTAACCAATCTGGTCAATGATGTCAGTTTGATCAGCGCCTCTGAGGAGCAATCAAAAAAGATCATTGATCTCGCCCTCTCTTCCGTGACTTACTTTAACCATTAG
- the thrS gene encoding threonine--tRNA ligase, protein MPNIKLPDGQIKHFEQAVSVFDVANSISPGLAKATLAGKVNNQLVDTSFIIENDSDLLLITDKQEESLEVIRHSTAHLLAQAVKSLFPSAQVTIGPVIEDGFYYDFAFGRPFTPDDLERIEAKMAELAKADYPVTRREMPRDEAIRYFRGLGEEYKAKIIADIPAGEVISLYKQGDFEDLCRGPHVPSTGRLKAFKLTKVAGAYWRGDSNNEMLQRIYGTAWGDKKALESYLHRIEEAEKRDHRKLGKALDLFHFQEIAPGMVFWHPKGWTIYQMLEQYMRERLRHFGYQEIRTPQLVDRTLWEKSGHWDNFREEMFVTETENRHYAVKPMNCPCHVQVYNNGLKSYRDLPLRFSEFGNCHRCEPSGSLHGLMRVRNMVQDDAHIFCTEEQIQSEVTMMLELVQSVYADFGFNEIKYRLALRPEKRVGSNAVWDKAEGALQDAMRSRGITWIDAPGEGAFYGPKIECSLADSLGRIWQCGTIQVDFSMPDRLEASYVAEDGSKKTPVMLHRAILGSFERFMGILIEHYAGKFPLWLAPVQAMVLTISEKQDAFATKVTEILQKQGIRANFDLRNEKIGFKIREHTLQKVPYLLVIGDKEVESGSVAVRTREGADLGVMTIDKIGETLQQEIAAKSRM, encoded by the coding sequence ATGCCAAACATTAAACTGCCTGACGGTCAAATAAAGCATTTTGAACAGGCTGTTTCTGTCTTTGATGTGGCTAACAGCATCAGCCCGGGCCTGGCTAAAGCCACGCTCGCCGGCAAGGTCAACAATCAATTAGTGGATACCAGTTTTATCATTGAAAATGACAGTGATTTGCTGTTAATTACCGACAAACAGGAAGAAAGTCTTGAGGTTATCCGCCATTCGACTGCCCACCTGCTCGCCCAGGCAGTGAAAAGTTTATTCCCCAGTGCTCAGGTCACCATCGGTCCTGTGATTGAAGACGGTTTTTATTACGATTTCGCCTTTGGCCGTCCATTTACTCCGGACGATCTCGAACGTATCGAAGCGAAAATGGCCGAGTTGGCCAAAGCCGATTACCCCGTCACGCGGCGGGAAATGCCGCGTGATGAAGCCATTCGCTATTTTCGTGGTTTAGGCGAAGAGTATAAAGCAAAAATCATTGCCGACATTCCTGCCGGTGAAGTGATTTCCCTTTACAAACAAGGCGACTTTGAAGATTTATGCCGTGGCCCGCATGTGCCCTCTACCGGCCGTTTAAAAGCGTTTAAACTCACCAAGGTGGCCGGTGCCTACTGGCGCGGTGATTCCAATAATGAAATGCTGCAGCGCATTTACGGTACGGCCTGGGGTGATAAAAAAGCGCTGGAAAGTTACCTGCATCGCATTGAGGAAGCTGAAAAGCGCGACCATCGCAAACTGGGCAAGGCCCTGGATTTGTTTCATTTTCAGGAAATTGCTCCGGGAATGGTATTCTGGCACCCGAAGGGTTGGACAATTTATCAAATGCTTGAGCAGTACATGCGGGAGCGCCTGCGTCATTTTGGCTATCAGGAAATCAGAACACCCCAATTGGTGGATAGAACCTTGTGGGAGAAATCAGGTCACTGGGATAATTTCCGTGAAGAAATGTTCGTCACGGAGACGGAAAACCGTCATTACGCAGTCAAACCCATGAACTGTCCCTGCCATGTTCAGGTCTACAATAATGGTTTAAAGAGTTATCGGGATTTGCCTTTGCGCTTTTCCGAATTTGGCAACTGTCACCGCTGTGAACCTTCCGGCTCACTGCATGGTTTGATGCGGGTACGCAACATGGTGCAGGATGATGCACACATTTTTTGTACGGAAGAACAAATTCAGTCAGAAGTGACGATGATGCTTGAGCTTGTGCAATCGGTTTATGCTGATTTCGGTTTTAATGAAATCAAGTACCGTCTTGCGTTGCGCCCTGAAAAACGAGTGGGCAGTAACGCCGTATGGGATAAAGCGGAAGGTGCTTTGCAGGACGCGATGCGCAGCCGCGGCATTACCTGGATTGACGCGCCGGGCGAAGGCGCTTTTTATGGCCCTAAAATTGAATGCTCTCTGGCTGATTCATTAGGCCGTATCTGGCAGTGTGGTACAATTCAGGTTGATTTCTCCATGCCGGATCGTTTGGAGGCCAGTTATGTCGCGGAAGACGGCAGTAAAAAAACACCGGTCATGCTGCACCGAGCCATTTTAGGTTCGTTTGAACGCTTCATGGGCATTCTCATCGAACATTACGCTGGGAAGTTCCCTTTGTGGCTGGCGCCGGTTCAGGCAATGGTGCTGACCATCAGTGAAAAGCAGGATGCTTTTGCGACGAAAGTAACCGAAATTTTGCAAAAACAAGGCATTCGCGCAAATTTTGACTTGAGAAATGAGAAAATAGGCTTTAAAATTCGCGAGCATACTCTGCAAAAGGTTCCCTATTTGCTGGTAATAGGCGACAAAGAAGTCGAAAGCGGCTCGGTTGCTGTCCGGACTCGTGAAGGAGCTGATTTGGGAGTAATGACTATTGATAAAATTGGCGAAACTCTGCAGCAGGAAATCGCTGCGAAGAGCCGCATGTAA
- the infC gene encoding translation initiation factor IF-3 encodes MSVTNKRDSDRARVNEQINVPEVRLIDADGNQAGIISTREALRAAEESGLDLVEISPTAKPPVCRIMDYGKFLFELSKKQAEARKKQKQIQVKELKFRPTTEDGDYQVKLRNLIRFLNHGDKVKVTLRFRGREMAHQDIGMKIMERLQQDTAEYGVVEQQAKREGRQLLMVLSPKKK; translated from the coding sequence ATTAGTGTAACAAACAAGCGTGATAGTGATCGCGCACGAGTTAATGAACAGATCAATGTACCCGAAGTACGTTTAATTGATGCTGATGGCAACCAAGCAGGTATTATTTCAACGCGTGAAGCGTTGCGCGCAGCGGAGGAAAGCGGTTTAGATTTGGTGGAAATTTCACCTACAGCCAAACCTCCTGTTTGCCGCATCATGGATTATGGTAAATTTCTCTTTGAGTTGAGTAAAAAACAGGCTGAAGCACGTAAAAAGCAGAAGCAGATTCAAGTTAAAGAGCTGAAATTCCGTCCTACGACGGAAGATGGGGATTATCAGGTCAAGCTACGCAACCTGATACGTTTCCTAAATCATGGGGACAAAGTCAAAGTCACGCTGCGGTTCCGTGGTCGTGAAATGGCTCACCAGGATATTGGTATGAAGATCATGGAACGTTTGCAACAAGACACCGCCGAATACGGCGTGGTTGAACAGCAGGCGAAACGTGAAGGACGCCAGTTATTGATGGTGTTGTCGCCTAAGAAAAAGTAG
- the rpmI gene encoding 50S ribosomal protein L35 has product MPKLKSHRGASKRFRKTASGSIKRRGAYRNHILTKKSTKQKRHLRVASSRLKDCDAKLAARMLHGS; this is encoded by the coding sequence ATGCCTAAGTTAAAGTCACATCGTGGAGCGAGTAAACGCTTCCGTAAGACAGCGAGTGGTTCTATCAAGCGTCGCGGCGCCTACAGGAACCACATCCTCACTAAAAAATCCACCAAGCAAAAGCGCCATTTGCGTGTTGCGTCCAGTCGGTTGAAAGATTGTGATGCCAAGTTGGCCGCTCGTATGTTGCATGGTAGTTAA
- the rplT gene encoding 50S ribosomal protein L20, with product MPRVKRGVTAKARHKKILDQAKGYYGARSRTYRVAKQAVIKAGQYAYRDRRQKKRQFRALWITRINAQARECGISYSQLINGLKKATIELDRKILADMAVYDKPAFAALAEQAKAALAK from the coding sequence ATGCCAAGAGTTAAACGTGGTGTGACTGCGAAAGCCCGTCACAAGAAAATATTAGATCAAGCCAAAGGGTATTACGGTGCCCGGAGCCGGACCTATCGTGTAGCCAAGCAGGCCGTTATCAAAGCAGGCCAGTATGCTTACCGCGACAGACGCCAGAAAAAACGTCAGTTCCGTGCTTTATGGATTACCCGTATCAATGCGCAGGCACGTGAGTGCGGTATTTCTTACAGCCAACTGATCAATGGTTTGAAAAAGGCCACAATCGAGCTGGATCGCAAAATCCTCGCCGACATGGCTGTCTATGATAAACCTGCATTTGCAGCTCTTGCTGAGCAAGCGAAAGCCGCCCTTGCAAAATGA
- the pheS gene encoding phenylalanine--tRNA ligase subunit alpha — protein MQDIIELQQHASEAIRQAQDINALEGIRVDYLGKKGRLTEILKGLASLTPEEKPRVGQLVNQAKQAISALIEEKMLALKEDLLQKKLESERIDITLKGRQPKYGSQHPVTQVKQFINDYFSRLGFDIVSGPEIETEFYNFEALNIPGHHPARAMHDTFYFGDGHLLRTHTSPVQIRTMENRQPPLRLIAPGRVYRCDSDLTHTPMFHQVEGLLVDKEATLTGLRGLLHDFFAAFFGRELALRFRPSYFPFTEPSAEVDIECTQCSGTGCRSCKFTGWLEVLGCGMVHPNVLAAVNISPEDYQGWAFGMGMDRLAMLYFGIDDLRMMFENDLTFLKQF, from the coding sequence ATGCAAGATATTATCGAGTTGCAGCAACATGCGTCGGAAGCCATCCGCCAGGCCCAGGATATCAATGCGCTGGAAGGAATACGTGTTGACTATTTGGGTAAGAAAGGCCGGCTTACGGAAATTCTGAAAGGATTAGCCTCCTTGACGCCCGAGGAAAAGCCGCGCGTAGGTCAATTGGTTAATCAGGCTAAACAAGCCATCAGCGCGCTGATTGAAGAAAAGATGCTGGCATTAAAAGAAGATCTGCTCCAGAAAAAACTCGAATCAGAACGCATTGATATCACCTTAAAAGGCCGGCAGCCCAAGTATGGCTCTCAGCACCCAGTCACCCAGGTCAAGCAATTCATCAATGATTATTTCAGCCGATTAGGCTTCGATATCGTCAGTGGCCCGGAAATTGAAACTGAATTTTACAATTTCGAAGCATTGAATATTCCCGGACATCACCCCGCGCGCGCGATGCATGATACCTTTTATTTTGGTGATGGCCATTTACTGCGTACGCACACGTCCCCGGTGCAAATCCGCACTATGGAAAACCGTCAACCGCCCCTGCGTCTCATTGCGCCGGGACGCGTTTACCGCTGTGATTCCGACTTAACGCACACCCCCATGTTTCATCAGGTTGAAGGATTGCTGGTGGATAAGGAAGCGACCTTAACTGGACTCCGTGGTTTACTGCACGATTTCTTCGCTGCTTTTTTTGGCCGCGAGCTGGCATTACGATTCAGGCCGTCTTATTTCCCTTTTACAGAACCTTCAGCGGAAGTCGATATCGAATGCACCCAGTGTTCTGGAACAGGTTGCCGTTCCTGCAAATTCACCGGTTGGCTCGAAGTCTTAGGCTGCGGCATGGTGCATCCTAACGTGTTGGCAGCGGTGAATATTTCACCCGAAGACTATCAGGGCTGGGCGTTTGGTATGGGTATGGACCGATTGGCCATGCTGTATTTTGGCATTGACGATCTGCGCATGATGTTTGAAAACGATTTAACCTTTTTAAAGCAATTCTAG